gtcaaaaggttCTTGACATGGTAGTTTTTCTGCAATGTGGACCATGTTAGGCTATTAGAGACTACAGGTGGAAAGATATATTTGATTAAACATCCTCTGGTTCGTATCAGAGAAGGATTTGGTGTGCTTGTGCACTGTTCACAATGATGTCACAATGTggcattgtatattatattcagagTTGTGTTGCGGTAAAAATAGCAGCAGGGTAGTGTCAGTAGCTCACCGAAGCAATGTCATTGACGTCGAATGCACTGTGCACCTAAACAAAATGCCGCCCCCCGTTGtctaaaatatgtataaaacgATGTGGAACTTTTAAATAACGTAAATCTTCCATGGGTTTTCTACAACATatttcagtcatcatttatGTTATATTAAGCCATACGAGTCTTAATACCAGGGGTTCCCTTTGACAAAACAACTAATACCTTAGCCTTTTAACTTGCATCCCCATTTGGAGCCCAAATCCAAGAAATGTCATACCCAAATTAAAATACATAGTTCATGAAGCCTTTGGACTTCAAACAACTAGCAAACAACTAGGTACTGCTGCTAGATTTTTTACATGTCATATTAAAGTCATGAACctgaagttgcaaacgacttttctccagtgttgtgacgtatttccaagtgaaacggaatattgaatagaggtcagagttttactttagcgctcctcctctccatctttCGCTCATTGCAGACGAACGGTTTAcgcgttttcaacccaagccgtcaaactgacgtcattagagaaggaacgccattccagaccggaagtaacttttcaggTTTTGATTAGAGATTACCatgacaaacaatttttttctgtgtattaacttgcacagattaattgttcaccataagactagtaatatgcactaacaaagtaaataaggtcaattttgatttcatgctgacttttaACATGTGTAATATTCCTTTTAAATATTACGGTTATTGCCAATACCACTATATTGTCTCACCCTTAATTTACGCAAAATTGATATTTCATGTTTTGAATAACGTGGTTGTCGTCAATACCGTTATATCGTGATACCCCTAGATGAAGGCTTTTTTAATGCAACCTTACCATGCAAATTGTGGTTATAAAGGCGAGGTCTGATCATAGTTTTGGAGACTTTCTGACCCCAAGACCCAACCAACCAATAATTTTagaacaaatattttatatacaaaatacaaatatacaaaaaaacctttccacattcattttttatgaACTTGACTTCAGttaaaggttagatttttgtgaatattttgaatgaaataCAAAGAGAAGAAGTGTCAAAAActatttaatagtttatatttTACCAAAGGTGCCAATATTTCTGAAGCCCACTGTATAAACATTGACCATCACACATGATTTTTATGTTAAAGGTGATCAATGATAATGTGTTAtatagaacaacatgagggtgagtaaatgatgacagaagttgaatttttggctgaactttAATCTTCTAAAACTTTTGCCCCTAAGAAGACCAGGTGTTTGCAGTTTCAAACCACAAAactttgtttgtttatgtttgGCACAAACATGAATGACAGTAAGCTCACAATGCTGCGATGCTGTGATGTGCTAACCTCAAATCTCACCTTTGGGGCAAGCAGAGTCTGGGTCCATGAGGGTAAAGGGAAGTTTTTCTGAGTATAAATATCACTACAAAAATCCAGTGAGCTTCAGACTTCAGCTGAAGACTTTACCAGAAGATTTCATCTCTGAACTTcccacagacacacagagactCCAGGTAATTCATCATTTAAATCAGTATGAACTGGTGATGTGAATGTGCTAGAGCTCAAGAAACGATTCACAGAATTCAGATGTGATCACTGGGGATTTATAGacaagtttttatttaaattaaaatacatcACTAGATTGCAAAGGAACTGATGGAAGTAATATTGGATATTATTCATAacattggattttttttaaacaatgaatTAAATAACCATCCTTATTTATAAGGAAATTTCAAACATTGGGAGAATTAATGAAATGACTAGTTATTTTTTCATGAAGCCTGTGGTGAATAAAGCCAGAAGGTGAAACTTTCTTGCTAGtctaaaaacagcttttattgagACCAAGCGGCCAAAAATGACTCTCTGCTAATTTTGTCTCAGTATGACATCATAGTGTGACAAAAGACCGCTTCTAGGCAAGGCGAGTGTATTTATATAGAACATTTTAcatgaaaagaaaacaaacaacataAGATTAAAAATGGAATGCATAAGAATATCAATAAAAGCAGAGAATATCTTTATCTGGAAGAATCAGAGTTTCAGTCAGGATATTTGAGTGAAGGTaaatgttcactttgagaacttcatctttgtttccaaacgcaatgacttcagtttcgtctttaactgaaggaagtttaggcacatccagtttttaatcatcaatcatcaatcatcaatgcattggcacagggagggagtcaatggggctgtagtcgttaggtgagagggctaggtaaatctgggtgtcatctgcatagctgtgatatgcaatttggttctttgaACAAGAGCGGTCCAAGAATTGagccttgagggactccgcatgaCAGCCTGTCAAGAAGTATGTTGTGATCaacagtgtcaaatgcagcagaAGATCAACACCCACCTCTACACCATTGTAAATAAGACAGAGACAAAACACAGTATTACTCCAGTAACAAAACAATACAGACACCTCTGAGgattataaaacattatgcaGTCTTTGCACTGCCTTCCTTGTGATGCTAAACATTAGGAAATAGGGGAGTAACGATACATTGTTATATCGCCATATAAAAATGCGACAATATGTATCATAGATATAAATGATATGATATGCGATTTAAAGTTAGCTTTATCCAAGACTCAGCTTACTGTATTTATGACgtataattcacccaaaaaacaCTCTCATCCTCATTTTGTTTCAAAACTATAAGATTTTCATTCATCTtccaaacacaaatgaagatagtTTTTTTGAAACCTgaaagatttctgtccctccatttaaAGTCCATTCCCCTAAAacttaaaagataaaaaaaagtgaTCATAAAGGCATGGTAAAAATAATCAATCCAGCGGTCTAAATCCAagccttctgaagagacacaatggCTTTTTTACTGAAGTAAACACGGACATTGACATGCGAGAACACCATGAAAGTGAGTATATGGagacagaattaaaatttttggaTGATTTTAAAGCCAATAAATTTGGTCTCTAGGATACATACTAACGTTTACATGTCACTGGCAGTATGACAttggggcagtcgtggcctaatggatagagagtcggacttgtaacccaaaggtcatgggttcgagtctcaggtccggcagggattgtcggtgaggggagtgaatgTCCAGCGCTCTCCTCACCTTCAATACCACGgctgaggtgagacccttgagcaaggcaccgtacCCCCGACTGCTCCCCGGGTGccgcagcaatggctgcccactgctccgggtgtgtgatcacggtgtgtgtgttcactgctgtgtgtgtgcagttggatgggttaaatagtatgggtcaccatacttggccacatgtcacttcacttcacaTTGCTTTTGTTTCTCTGCACTTAGACACAATCTTGGCATTGCGAGCACACAATGCATGTTCTGAATATCTTACCATTGAATGTAAATAGCCTAAATTCTCCTATTAAGTGTACCTGTATATTAGCACTCTCGAGTCGGCCATGTGTTTCTTTAATATATATGGTAAACTTAATGAACACACTGCAAAGCCTCTTTCTATTAAAACTGGTATCATGAATTAACAGATTTTGACTCATTGATCGACTGGGAGAGGGTGTGGTCTAATCTAATTTTAACTTCTGAAAACCTGGCTCATCGTCTTATACATTTCAAAGTCATCCATAGGACATACATAACCGCTTACAAGAGGTTTAAAATGAAACTTCAATCGACCTTTAGCTGCCATATCTGTATCATATCTGTGATGTTTTGGGAATCTACTGCctgtggttgattttgatattctaggttatcagcatgatcacagagggttttttcacagcctacctgactgagaGAGCTTATTATTATGCTGGTCATTACAGGTCATTATGCAGATCTTTTGTTTTCTCATGTGTGAATCAcaccattattcatgatgattcacgcctccacgcatactgtgctaagagctcgctcaggtactggggagctaaaccatttagtgctttgtaagtgaTTAgaaagtttgtaaaatacagtaattcaaaattctgtcatgaaactctagatggcacaggttAATAGATCCTTAATCCAATCTgtttgcaatcacatcattatctataggtcACAGCTGATTGgctcctgctgtatcagtagccaatgataGCGCTGCTCAACTTTCAAATATTTGGTCAGCGCCTGCGGTGCGCATTCAGAAACcttccaccttccccagctctaCCTGTGTAGATCTGGGCAATTCACATCACGTATGCTTTGCACAGCAGCGGAAGCATATCTTGCTCATAGCAGCGTGTCGTGTGTGTATTGGCAGTAAACTTTTTATCATGGCTGACTTGACTGTTCACATGTGAATTTGCATCATTTAGTGCAGGTGTAAgttatttttatgttgtgtatatatacctGATTAATCTCATAAAGGATGCATTTGGTTTTAGTTTATTAACCCGCTAGCAAAGTACTTGAGTTTACCGGTTTTCATTCACCCTTCATCTTCAGCACACGCAGCTCAAACGACTGGATTATTTTAAACAATCACATTCCTTTTAAAGGAGTCTTTTTCAAAATATTGATGCATTATTAATAACTTAGCAATGTTGTTGTTCTCTATTATTATATAGTATTAACATGatatcaatatttaatttttttaaatatcacagTTATGATCAATGTCTGTATATTTTCAACACAAAAGCAGCTAATTCACAACACTCAGGCATCTTCTCCTCTGACTTCCGTTCAAACAGATCTCCTTGCTGACTGTTCTAAGATGGTGGCACTTTCGGTGTACCTGAAGCAGCCAAACTTCATTTACTTGTGTACGTATCTATGGTGGTCAACCCTAGCTGTGGCGAATGCTAAAACTGGAACAAGACGTTTCATTACACTCCAAAGCAAAACAAAGACTCAAGGTAAGATGTGAATGGTGTTACAAAATGTGAATGTGATTAAATGTCCTCAGAAGGaaagaaaatattcaaatattgtctgattcatttatttcattttttaataataataataataacataatcTCCATAAAGGATTAAACAAAAAGCCCTGAACAATACCAGACAGAATTATAATAATGAAAGCTTGCACAAATCAGATCATTTTTGATTGAaagttcactttttttttttttttaacgtggCCAATATCAGATTCCAGTGTGATGTTATCATGGTCCTGAACTGACCTGCATGCACAGAAAAACAATAATGGCACGTGAAATCAGCGATTATGCATTCAAATTCAGCAACTGAGATTGCTGTAGTAGCCTATATCAATCTTAGGCATAGGGTCATTCCTTCATTTTTATATCCATAAATcattgttagaaaaaaaaaaaaccatgttGAAATGTATCAAATGTTACGTTAGGTTTTCGAGGAAGGTTTATActtgttcatctctcaatcatccttgttttgtattgtattataaGTTTGaaagctttgatcataaaactgcatttaaagatcttactaagacatattACTGGCAAATGTAGAGCAACAACTgataattatgtaattattatgttttatatatatatatatatatatatatatatatatatatatatatatatatatatatatatatatatatatagtataattgTTTGTTGTCTgctataatgttataaaatctcattgatttacaAGAGATGGGTAGAGTAACCAAAAAAGTACTTGTAAAAGTATAGTAAAAGTACTTTACAAGAAATAATTACTAAAGTAGAAGCAAAACGTACATGTATGCACAAAAACATGTGTACACCTCTCTTAAAGATGAATGGTTTCAGATCTCCACCTTGTAAATGAACTGAATGTCATTAACATCTTAGTTGGCTGTGAATGTGCTGAGGGCTGAAGCTGATGTAAACCAAGTTGGATTTGTTTGGTTTGGTCAACTCTAACCTACTCTGAAACTGAGTTTGCTTTATGCAACAGGCCACATATTGGTTTtacttagttcacccaaaaatgaacattctgtcattagtttacatgtcgtttcacacccgtaagacctttgttcatcttcagaacacaaattaagatattttttggtgaaatctgagagtttaaatagaaatcaattaaaattgtcactttcaagatccagaaaggtactaaagaaatcgttaaaacagtaatgttatgaagagacgagaatacttttttttgtgtgcaaaaacaaaacaaataacttCTTCTGCGTCATTCTCATGCGTTGTTTACATCCAGCGCTTCTGACTCATTATTGGTCGGCTTCTGCGTCAACATCACATCATGGGCATGTGAACTGCTTCGGTCAATAATGAGCCCGCATTCTAACGTAGAACCTTACATTTTTGGCTGTCATGGTGTGTGCATGAACGTGTCCGAGATGCCTGCTAATTTCGCTGCTTATTCTGATCACTTACTGCTTTCTACCTGGAAATCATATTTGCTAATTCTCTTTGATGTATTTGCTCTGTTTTGATCCGTTTTCCTAGGAGGaggatttattttttgttgtattttgtcaTCGTTATTCTGTTTTAAGGAGATAAAAATTAACCTTATCAACCTTGATTGACATGGCAATAAAATTCTATCACATTATTTGGGCAGGTTTTGGTGAGCTTTTGGGCTGGAAATCTTCCAcccaatctggcaacactggtTGTTAGCTTGATCCTGTATTTCCACTCAATGCATTTTGTTGTTCAATGAgtttgcagctatattttttataatggattTCTACAGCTTTAAAcagtatttattgtcattaagaTGGAAAAATGTGCTATAaatgttatctttttttttcctttttttcttttttatgtccATGGCATCAGAGCCAATTGAAGTTGCGGCCCTTGGAAGACCTCTGTCTCTTGGTATGCTTTACGACTGCCGTGAAGACTCCTTCATTCCAGGTGGTGTATCTacctaaaaaaaaactaattaaaaaaaacataaatattgaaCTATATTGTTAACTATCTATATGTTCATTTTTCGTTTCAGGTGTTACTCTCTGGGATGAGAACTCACTACGTAACAATTTGTACAGTCGTCCACAGCCCCTGACAGATTTGAAGTTCAGTAGCTCTGACTCTCTTTCTAGTAAGTCCAGCCTCCTGGATGTAAGTGCTTCTCTGAAGGCCAGCTTCTTGGGAGGGCTGGTGAATGTGGGAGGATCTGGCAAGTTCCTGCATGACACCAAATCCTCACACCGACAGTCCAGAGTTACAATGTATTACAGTGAAACCACAAGATATGAACAGCTCACTATGAGCCAACTGGGCCGGTTCACCTACCCTCAGGTGTTTGATCAGAAAAGTGCAACTCATGTGGTCACGGCAGTACTGTATGGAGCTCAGGCCGTCATGGTGTTTGATCGGACGATTTCAGAAGAGGAAAACAAGCAGGAGATTGAGGGTAAACTGAATGGCGTGGTCAGGAGCATCGTTGGACTTTCCATTGAGGGAGAAGGATCTGTTAATATGAATGACGATGACAAGAAAATTGCTGAGAATACCATCTGCACATTTTATGGGGACTTCTTACTTGAGCAGAACCCCACCACATACATGGAAGCCATACAGACATATAAGACGCTCCCCAATCTAATAAAGAACAATAAAACTAATGTGGTTCCAATAAAAGTTTGGCTCCATCCTCTTCATCTACTGGACAGTAAAGCAGCTCAGCTGGAGAGAGAAATCAACACACGTCTGGTTTCCAAAATTGAAGGTATAAATGAGGTGATAGAAGAAGCAGAGAGGACATACAATGACCTGATCAAAAGTACACTGGTCAATGCTTTCAGTGACATCAAAGGGAGGCTAGACCTGTTTAAGGACTCATTTAACACATACAAGTCAATGCTACTGAAAGCAGTCGGCAGGGCCTTGCCTGCTGTTCGAGGAGGAGATAAGGAGGAGATGTTTCTGGAAGAAATCCTGAGGATCCACAGGAGCTCCCCATTCAATGCTGATAAACTTAACAAGTGGTTAGATGATGCAAAGTCTGAACTTCACATCTTGAGTTCTTACACCAAGTCACTGGAAGGGATCAAAATTGCAGACTCTGTCGATCTCGTTACCACCTTATTTGATCCTGATGTTGATGCAGTGGTGAGCTTGACCTTCACATATCTTAAGTATGAAGAGCCATATCTTTCAACCCTGAAGGAGTTTCTGGAATCTGACAAGTTTAAAGAGCTAGATGGGAGAACAGATTTTAGTTCAGAGTGGTTCAGTGAACACAGTGTGAGTTACACTTGGTTTTCTATGGAACCTGTCACAAAGTGGTTCAATGATCCCAATGTCAGAAGAAATATGAGAGAGAACATGTCTCAATTCAAGAGGTTCGCAGAAGCCAATAAAGGTGAAAAGAGAATCCGCTTCATTATTTCTGCCATCTCCAATCCCTCCATTGCCGGCTCCTCTATCTATGTGTATGAAAAAGGGCAACTGACAGACACACAGTTCCAGCCCATGACCAAGCCGCCCCAACCAATAGTGTACAATGTCCTAGCCAAAGGTGTGACCCTGAAACTGCCGATGTCTTCAACTGGAGAGACAGTGCGGTACAGACTGGAATGCAAGCAGGCAGATTCTGGAGCTGAGCAACCATGGCTTTCTCTAGAAACACATAAAAAGGAGTTTACTCTTTCCGGATTGGAACCTGGAAGGAATTACCTGATCCGCTACAGAACTGTTGGTAAAGTGGGAGTGAGTGAAGCCAGTGATACTGTCAACACTTCCCCTTTAGGTAAGTGTCACCTGCACATCTTTATGAATAATTAACAGATGTGACTCTTAAACAATCctgttcacacagcagcttATACACAGTATTATGAATAGCTGCATCGGTTACACGGATTGATGAATGAACACCAGTAACTAAAGTCTGTTCTATATGAGATTAATCATGTGGTATAAaagtaatattacattttacattttacttgTCTGAATATGCAACTCCACTTGTGCTCTTCAGACCTGAAGGTACCACCCAAAATGCTGCAATAACCAATCAGAATAAAAGAactatattagggctgtcaagtgacttttaaaaaaaaaaaaaaaaaaaaaaaagaatctaaTCAATTACATCAATTACATTAAACCTAATTAATCCCAAATTAATCGCACATCAAATTTTGCTGAGAAATTTCTCCCAAACGATAATTTAAAGTCATCATtgtctgatggtttctctagataagactcttattcctcgcctgggatcatgtagagctctttgaggctgcactgaaactgacatttggaccttcaacccgttgaaccccagtgaagtccactatatggagaaaaatcctggaatgttttcctcaaaaaccttcatttctttacagctgaagaaagaaagacatgaacatcttggatgacgtgggggtgaggaaattatcaggaaattttcagtcagaagtgaactaatcatttaatgaGTGGtgcattgaatcatttattcactcaattcagacaaaaacagacaatattgtgtctaaaataacacaataataAGCTATTTATTTAACTGTTGTTTAATAAATCAGTGTTGCATTTGCACTTGTGCAATTCGGAACAAAAACAGCACTCGTGTGATAGTGCGCACATTACGCGTGTGATATAACTAGCTTCACTATATCATATGAtgtaaatatgagacaaaaactCATACATGGGGAACTTCACCCCCATATTTTGACATTCTATCTGCATTCTATAGGTGTCATCACCGCACATCCGAGTTCACGGAGTACCCATGCACATCTCTAATCCAAAGCGACTAACAATTGAGGAATCGGTGTCTTTAAACTGTAAACATCTGTTTGTGTGCGAGTATGTTAGTGTGTCCAACGACTACGTCTTGTTATGTCTAGGTGTGTCCATTTTCTGCATATAATATTACAGAGAAAGGTTTTCCGAGTGTTGCACAAATTAAGTCACAAAGTGAAGCCTCACCCCCCATATCCCTTAGGCTGACAAAACTACATTCAAGAATATTTACAGAAGACATGTACAATGTAAtgacaaagtccctttaagacaagtcatttcactcggcggccatcttagAAACGTCTctcgggcattcaagtgcagctcctatctctttgaatgaggaaacatcaaattctccaaagctttcaattaaattttatatttgaaatcaccattGAAATCTGACAATTGTCTCATAAAtattgtttctaaatgctcaaatCAAGGCTAGGCAAGGACAAGGAACAAACGGAATGCAAACAAAGGCTAGACACTAGACAGGGCAGAACACTCAACGAGACAGAAACAATACtcagcaatgtgtgtgtgtgtgagtgcagcTTATAAAGGGTCACTGATAGGAAACAGGTGTGAGTGCATGATTGGTTCCTAGATggggaattgtgggaaatggAGTTGACGAAATATGGACACGGACCCAGGGCACACACATAGAAACAATTCTGTAATATAATGAACAAATTACTCAAGATCATACCACTTCCACccacaaaataaaacatactgGTTAATACAGGATAGAGAATCAGCTATCATATCGTcagtacctttttttttaatgacagatCTCCAAGTTGTAGTTTTGGCAGATTAAAAGGATAGATCtttttttgggttaactatccctttaatgaccATTGCATAAGACGATGATTAGCATTGGACATGcagtgcaaaagtcttaggcacgttagtattttcacacaaaatagATGTTTTTAAGCCAGTTCTTCATATATTTTGCagtagtgtgtcagtaggaaatatcagttcacatttccaagcattccttttgccattaattgtaataatccagtgagatttttgaaagcacaaggagtctgacacaGCCGGtatgatctgatctcaccatcattgCATCTTTCTGGGATTACATGAAGGAACAGTGAAACTGAGACAGACTAAATTTAGAAGAACTGTGGCCATGTCTTCAAGAAACCTGTTTTAAATGCGATTGATTTG
The window above is part of the Chanodichthys erythropterus isolate Z2021 chromosome 3, ASM2448905v1, whole genome shotgun sequence genome. Proteins encoded here:
- the LOC137008102 gene encoding cytolytic toxin-alpha-like isoform X1, whose product is MVALSVYLKQPNFIYLCTYLWWSTLAVANAKTGTRRFITLQSKTKTQEPIEVAALGRPLSLGMLYDCREDSFIPGVTLWDENSLRNNLYSRPQPLTDLKFSSSDSLSSKSSLLDVSASLKASFLGGLVNVGGSGKFLHDTKSSHRQSRVTMYYSETTRYEQLTMSQLGRFTYPQVFDQKSATHVVTAVLYGAQAVMVFDRTISEEENKQEIEGKLNGVVRSIVGLSIEGEGSVNMNDDDKKIAENTICTFYGDFLLEQNPTTYMEAIQTYKTLPNLIKNNKTNVVPIKVWLHPLHLLDSKAAQLEREINTRLVSKIEGINEVIEEAERTYNDLIKSTLVNAFSDIKGRLDLFKDSFNTYKSMLLKAVGRALPAVRGGDKEEMFLEEILRIHRSSPFNADKLNKWLDDAKSELHILSSYTKSLEGIKIADSVDLVTTLFDPDVDAVVSLTFTYLKYEEPYLSTLKEFLESDKFKELDGRTDFSSEWFSEHSVSYTWFSMEPVTKWFNDPNVRRNMRENMSQFKRFAEANKGEKRIRFIISAISNPSIAGSSIYVYEKGQLTDTQFQPMTKPPQPIVYNVLAKGVTLKLPMSSTGETVRYRLECKQADSGAEQPWLSLETHKKEFTLSGLEPGRNYLIRYRTVGKVGVSEASDTVNTSPLAEPVVVGGSGGGEFSFTSTLTNSFYKIVIFYYEEEYLFSSSVKSLKTIEVGYQDSQIIRAGRREGNKKKEFIFDNTDTIITATLWPNIDHSRLGGLEFVVEKSNGERKTMSLKCSELGEPVSLNVGSGRLHGIKGRSGDELDALGFYFM
- the LOC137008102 gene encoding cytolytic toxin-alpha-like isoform X2 yields the protein MVALSVYLKQPNFIYLCTYLWWSTLAVANAKTGTRRFITLQSKTKTQEPIEVAALGRPLSLGMLYDCREDSFIPGVTLWDENSLRNNLYSRPQPLTDLKFSSSDSLSSKSSLLDVSASLKASFLGGLVNVGGSGKFLHDTKSSHRQSRVTMYYSETTRYEQLTMSQLGRFTYPQVFDQKSATHVVTAVLYGAQAVMVFDRTISEEENKQEIEGKLNGVVRSIVGLSIEGEGSVNMNDDDKKIAENTICTFYGDFLLEQNPTTYMEAIQTYKTLPNLIKNNKTNVVPIKVWLHPLHLLDSKAAQLEREINTRLVSKIEGINEVIEEAERTYNDLIKSTLVNAFSDIKGRLDLFKDSFNTYKSMLLKAVGRALPAVRGGDKEEMFLEEILRIHRSSPFNADKLNKWLDDAKSELHILSSYTKSLEGIKIADSVDLVTTLFDPDVDAVVSLTFTYLKYEEPYLSTLKEFLESDKFKELDGRTDFSSEWFSEHSVSYTWFSMEPVTKWFNDPNVRRNMRENMSQFKRFAEANKGEKRIRFIISAISNPSIAGSSIYVYEKGQLTDTQFQPMTKPPQPIVYNVLAKGVTLKLPMSSTGETVRYRLECKQADSGAEQPWLSLETHKKEFTLSGLEPGRNYLIRYRTVGKVGVSEASDTVNTSPLEPVVVGGSGGGEFSFTSTLTNSFYKIVIFYYEEEYLFSSSVKSLKTIEVGYQDSQIIRAGRREGNKKKEFIFDNTDTIITATLWPNIDHSRLGGLEFVVEKSNGERKTMSLKCSELGEPVSLNVGSGRLHGIKGRSGDELDALGFYFM